One region of Hymenobacter sediminicola genomic DNA includes:
- a CDS encoding DUF4129 domain-containing protein, with amino-acid sequence MFLVLLFRRCRVAVLLVLVALAAMPAAAQRPRNAAATYPLPPDRTTPVTLRRPAPERLREFRQQREFQYVEVKSEQSSWDLLWARFWHWLSDLLETRPGKLVWKYGICVGLVVALVYVVLKLMQVDLTRAFGRSPRPVALAYDVQAEDIHGQDFEALLAAAEAENNYRLAVRLGYLHVLKQLADQSLIRWQPDKTNHDYLFELPAGPLPDAFRELTQQFDYVWYGEHDDLTPAHYAQARATRLAFQQLLHTGRRAA; translated from the coding sequence GTGTTTCTAGTTCTGCTTTTTCGCCGATGCCGCGTAGCGGTGCTGCTGGTGTTGGTGGCCCTGGCCGCCATGCCGGCCGCCGCGCAGCGCCCCCGCAACGCAGCCGCCACCTACCCGCTGCCGCCCGACCGCACAACGCCTGTGACGCTACGGCGCCCAGCACCCGAGCGGCTCCGGGAGTTTCGGCAGCAGCGCGAGTTTCAGTACGTGGAAGTGAAGAGCGAACAAAGCAGCTGGGACCTGTTATGGGCTCGGTTCTGGCATTGGCTTTCCGATTTGCTGGAAACACGCCCCGGCAAGCTGGTTTGGAAATACGGCATCTGTGTCGGGCTGGTAGTGGCGCTGGTGTATGTGGTGCTGAAGCTGATGCAGGTAGATCTTACCCGCGCCTTTGGCCGCAGTCCGCGCCCGGTGGCTCTGGCTTATGATGTGCAGGCCGAGGACATTCATGGGCAGGACTTCGAGGCCTTGCTGGCCGCAGCCGAAGCAGAAAACAACTACCGACTGGCCGTGCGCCTTGGCTACTTGCACGTGCTCAAGCAGCTCGCTGACCAGAGCCTCATCCGCTGGCAGCCCGACAAAACCAACCACGACTACCTGTTTGAACTGCCCGCCGGCCCGCTGCCCGATGCCTTCCGGGAGCTGACCCAGCAGTTCGACTACGTGTGGTACGGGGAGCACGACGACCTCACGCCCGCGCACTATGCCCAGGCCCGCGCCACCCGGCTGGCCTTCCAGCAGCTGCTCCACACCGGCCGCCGCGCCGCCTGA
- a CDS encoding beta-N-acetylhexosaminidase codes for MPFRFPAALFLLWLCAVSAVAQSAPSTRNLMPVPTSVRWGSGSLSWKLLLKPELQGPLDADLTAAVLRTLVRLHRNAGSGIAPAGAVPLQIRYGSIGKPENNDEERYSLRVTPTGVLIDAPTSLGVLRALATLEQLPQPEGRHSVLPEVDIQDQPRFAWRGLLIDASRHFMPVSVIKRNLDAMAAVKLNVFHWHLSDDQGFRVESKALPRLHEVSGQHYTQQQVRDVLRYAAARGIRVLPEFDVPSHTIAWMAAYPQLASNDSIYGVYQSWRTSNMAIDPTKESTYELLDTLFAEMTALFPDPYFHIGGDENDGRQWRKSPRIMQFAREKGYLKADGKTLDKHALQTYFNRRVLTIVTKYNKKMVGWDEILGPGLPQNAVIQSWRGKKGLYDAAKAGNPAILSSGYYLDLYLTAASSYATDPLPADAPLTPEQQKLILGGEATMWAEFADSVIIDSRIWPRAAAVAERLWSARTVTDVPDMYRRLAAVSGQLEGLGMQHRKAPAKLLQQMAGPDPAALAPLRTLADVLEPVKEYKRHFQGFTYTPQTPLTRLVDAAPAESDGARQFGWHVDSLLAARPTKTAALPRTAATRARLKDLREQLTLWQTNDTRLQPLLTTSAPLTEYAPLSTQLRLLATLGLERLTQLERGTAPSAAWLAAAKKQLEAAKAPAGQTELAVVAGFGKLLQ; via the coding sequence ATGCCATTTCGCTTTCCTGCTGCCTTGTTTTTGCTGTGGCTCTGCGCCGTTTCGGCGGTTGCTCAATCTGCCCCTTCCACCCGCAACCTGATGCCGGTGCCGACTTCGGTGCGCTGGGGTTCGGGCAGTCTGAGCTGGAAGCTACTGCTGAAACCGGAGCTGCAAGGCCCTCTCGATGCCGACCTGACGGCCGCCGTGCTGCGCACACTCGTCCGGTTGCACCGCAACGCGGGCAGCGGTATTGCCCCAGCCGGCGCCGTGCCGCTCCAGATTCGGTATGGCAGCATCGGGAAGCCCGAAAACAACGATGAGGAGCGGTATAGTCTGCGGGTTACCCCTACGGGCGTGCTGATTGATGCGCCCACCAGTCTGGGCGTGCTGCGGGCACTGGCAACGCTGGAGCAGCTGCCACAACCCGAGGGGCGCCACTCGGTGCTGCCCGAAGTTGATATTCAGGACCAGCCGCGGTTTGCGTGGCGCGGGCTGCTGATTGATGCGTCCCGACACTTCATGCCGGTATCCGTGATTAAGCGTAATCTGGATGCCATGGCCGCCGTGAAACTGAACGTATTTCACTGGCACCTCTCCGACGACCAGGGCTTTCGGGTGGAAAGCAAGGCGCTGCCGCGCCTGCACGAGGTGAGTGGCCAGCACTACACGCAGCAACAGGTGCGCGACGTGCTGCGCTACGCCGCCGCCCGCGGCATCCGGGTGCTGCCTGAGTTCGATGTGCCCAGCCATACTATTGCCTGGATGGCGGCCTACCCGCAGCTGGCCTCCAATGACTCTATCTACGGTGTGTACCAGAGCTGGCGCACCTCCAACATGGCTATCGACCCCACCAAAGAAAGCACCTACGAATTGCTGGACACGCTTTTCGCGGAAATGACGGCCCTTTTCCCCGACCCTTACTTCCACATCGGTGGCGACGAGAACGACGGGCGGCAGTGGCGCAAAAGCCCGCGCATCATGCAGTTTGCCCGCGAAAAAGGCTACCTGAAAGCCGATGGCAAAACCCTCGACAAGCATGCACTACAGACGTATTTCAACCGCCGCGTGCTCACTATCGTCACGAAGTACAACAAGAAGATGGTAGGCTGGGACGAAATTCTGGGGCCGGGCCTGCCGCAAAATGCCGTTATTCAAAGCTGGCGCGGCAAAAAGGGCCTCTACGATGCCGCCAAGGCCGGCAACCCGGCTATCCTGTCCAGCGGCTACTACCTCGACCTCTACCTGACAGCCGCCAGCAGCTACGCCACCGACCCGCTGCCCGCTGATGCGCCTCTCACCCCAGAGCAGCAAAAGCTGATTCTGGGCGGCGAGGCCACTATGTGGGCCGAGTTTGCCGACAGCGTCATCATAGATTCGCGCATCTGGCCCCGCGCCGCGGCCGTGGCCGAGCGGTTGTGGTCGGCGCGCACAGTTACGGATGTGCCCGATATGTACCGCCGCCTCGCCGCCGTTTCTGGGCAGCTGGAAGGGCTGGGTATGCAGCACCGCAAAGCGCCGGCAAAGCTGCTCCAGCAGATGGCCGGCCCCGACCCGGCCGCACTAGCTCCCCTACGCACGCTGGCCGATGTGCTGGAACCCGTTAAGGAGTATAAGCGCCACTTCCAGGGCTTCACTTACACGCCCCAGACCCCGCTCACCCGCCTCGTGGATGCGGCCCCAGCAGAATCGGATGGGGCGCGGCAGTTTGGCTGGCACGTAGATTCGCTGCTGGCGGCCCGTCCCACCAAAACGGCGGCACTGCCCCGCACAGCCGCCACCCGCGCCCGCCTCAAAGACCTGCGCGAGCAGCTCACCCTGTGGCAAACCAACGACACCCGCCTGCAGCCGCTGCTTACCACTTCGGCTCCACTTACAGAATACGCGCCGCTTTCCACGCAATTGCGCCTGCTGGCTACGCTGGGCCTGGAGCGCCTCACGCAGCTGGAGCGCGGCACGGCTCCTTCGGCCGCATGGTTGGCTGCTGCCAAAAAGCAGCTGGAAGCCGCCAAAGCACCCGCCGGGCAGACGGAACTGGCCGTAGTAGCCGGGTTCGGGAAACTGCTGCAGTAG
- a CDS encoding AAA family ATPase gives MIVGQQALAELLLTAILADGHVLLEGVPGVAKTLTAKLLARTLEVPFSRLQFTPDLMPSDVLGTSVFRPNKAEFEFRPGPIFASIVLIDEINRAPAKTQSALFEVMEERQVTQDGTRYTVPEPFMVLATQNPIEQEGTYRLPEAQLDRFLFKLNVGYPTVDEEIAILQGHHAGFGGTPLEAVRAVLTAADLRGLREQVRRQHVEPKLLEYIARVVGQTRAHKGLYLGASPRASLALLNGAKALAALRGRDFVTPEDIQYLAAPVLRHRIQLTPEREMEGHTADDIVKQILQQIEVPR, from the coding sequence GTGATAGTGGGCCAGCAGGCCCTAGCCGAGCTGCTGCTCACCGCCATTTTGGCCGACGGGCATGTGCTCTTGGAAGGCGTTCCTGGCGTTGCTAAAACGCTTACCGCTAAGCTGCTGGCTCGCACCCTAGAAGTACCCTTCAGCCGCCTGCAATTCACCCCCGACCTGATGCCGTCTGACGTGCTAGGCACCTCAGTTTTCCGACCGAACAAGGCAGAATTTGAGTTCCGGCCCGGCCCTATTTTCGCCAGTATTGTGCTGATTGACGAAATCAACCGCGCCCCGGCCAAAACGCAGTCGGCGCTGTTTGAGGTGATGGAGGAGCGGCAAGTAACGCAGGATGGCACCCGCTACACCGTGCCGGAGCCGTTTATGGTGCTGGCCACGCAAAACCCCATTGAACAGGAAGGCACCTACCGCCTTCCAGAAGCCCAGCTCGACCGGTTTCTGTTCAAGCTGAATGTAGGCTACCCAACCGTGGACGAGGAAATAGCCATTCTGCAGGGCCACCACGCTGGCTTTGGTGGCACACCACTGGAGGCAGTGCGCGCCGTACTCACGGCGGCCGACCTGCGGGGCCTGCGCGAGCAGGTGCGCCGCCAGCATGTGGAGCCCAAGCTACTTGAGTACATTGCCCGCGTAGTAGGCCAGACGCGTGCCCACAAGGGCCTGTACTTAGGCGCTTCGCCCCGGGCCTCCTTGGCTCTGCTCAACGGTGCCAAGGCGCTGGCCGCCCTGCGTGGCCGCGACTTCGTGACCCCCGAAGACATTCAGTACCTAGCCGCACCGGTGCTCCGCCACCGCATTCAGCTCACACCGGAGCGCGAAATGGAGGGCCACACCGCCGATGATATTGTCAAGCAGATTCTGCAGCAGATTGAGGTTCCCAGGTAG
- a CDS encoding alpha/beta fold hydrolase: MDVILRHHVSTYGAGTQPLVFAHGFGTDQLAWNYVAPAFAADYRVVLFDLVGAGRSDKAAYDFTRYRTLDGYVTDLLNLLRELQLPKVVYVGHSVSGMIGVLAAIREPELFERLVLLAASPCYLNDGDYIGGFEPEDLEELLGFLDRDYLNWTSAMVPSIVGSDMRPELLDEVLASFSQVDPAVARQFARATFLSDYRGELAKLQVPALVVQCAHDSVAPSVVGHYLHAHLPGSTLSILDTTGHYPHLNAPVATIAALERYLQAEQVATQ; this comes from the coding sequence ATGGATGTTATCCTTCGTCATCATGTATCTACCTACGGTGCTGGTACACAGCCACTAGTATTCGCTCATGGTTTTGGCACCGATCAACTGGCGTGGAACTATGTGGCGCCGGCCTTCGCCGCCGACTACCGGGTGGTGCTCTTTGATCTGGTAGGAGCCGGCCGCTCCGACAAAGCCGCCTACGACTTCACGCGCTACCGCACCCTCGATGGCTACGTCACGGATCTGCTGAACCTATTGCGGGAGCTGCAACTGCCCAAAGTGGTGTATGTCGGGCACTCGGTGAGCGGCATGATTGGGGTGCTGGCCGCCATCCGGGAGCCGGAGCTGTTCGAGCGGCTGGTGTTGCTAGCTGCTTCACCGTGCTACCTCAATGACGGCGACTACATCGGCGGGTTTGAACCCGAAGATTTAGAGGAACTACTCGGCTTTCTGGACCGCGACTACCTCAACTGGACCAGCGCCATGGTGCCGTCCATCGTGGGCAGCGATATGCGTCCCGAGCTGCTTGACGAGGTGCTGGCCAGCTTCTCGCAGGTAGATCCGGCCGTGGCCCGCCAGTTTGCTCGCGCCACGTTCCTGTCTGACTACCGGGGCGAGCTGGCCAAACTGCAGGTGCCCGCCCTAGTTGTGCAGTGCGCCCACGATTCGGTGGCGCCGTCGGTGGTGGGCCACTACCTGCACGCACACCTGCCCGGCAGCACCCTCAGCATCCTCGATACCACCGGGCACTACCCTCACCTAAATGCCCCGGTAGCCACCATTGCGGCACTGGAGCGCTACCTCCAAGCCGAGCAGGTAGCTACACAATAA
- a CDS encoding SDR family oxidoreductase: protein MKRVLITGANRGLGLELTRQSLERGDMVFATSRRPEAATDLQHLATQYPGHLTLVQLDVTDEASIRAAHEAVKVVTSSLDLLINNAGIYPGMGPEDPENQRLGQFTADGALQVLRVNAVGPLLVAQAFLDLLRAGSKARILSLSSGQGSLEWKASGDPYHYSASKATLNMYMRALAAEIGQYGVLSILVDPGWVRTGMGGSAAAQDPAVAAKGILRLADQLHAEENGSFVTWQNQHVPW, encoded by the coding sequence ATGAAACGCGTCCTAATTACCGGGGCCAACCGGGGCCTGGGTCTCGAACTCACCCGTCAGTCGTTGGAGCGTGGCGACATGGTATTTGCCACCAGCCGTCGTCCCGAAGCCGCCACCGACCTACAACACCTGGCCACCCAGTACCCCGGCCACCTCACCCTCGTGCAACTCGATGTGACGGATGAAGCCAGTATCCGGGCCGCGCACGAGGCCGTGAAAGTAGTAACCTCCAGTCTCGACCTGCTCATCAACAATGCCGGTATTTATCCGGGCATGGGGCCGGAAGACCCCGAAAACCAGCGGCTGGGCCAGTTCACAGCCGACGGCGCACTGCAGGTATTGCGCGTAAATGCTGTGGGCCCGCTGTTGGTAGCCCAAGCTTTTCTGGATTTACTGCGTGCCGGCAGCAAAGCTCGCATTCTGAGCCTTTCCTCGGGGCAGGGCTCGTTGGAGTGGAAAGCCTCCGGCGACCCATATCACTACAGCGCCAGCAAAGCCACCCTAAACATGTATATGCGCGCCCTGGCCGCTGAAATCGGGCAGTACGGCGTATTGTCTATTCTGGTGGATCCGGGCTGGGTACGTACGGGCATGGGTGGTAGCGCCGCCGCCCAAGACCCTGCCGTAGCTGCCAAAGGCATCCTGCGTCTCGCCGACCAGCTGCACGCCGAGGAAAACGGCAGCTTTGTGACGTGGCAGAACCAACATGTGCCGTGGTAG
- a CDS encoding DUF58 domain-containing protein — MKSFFLTRRFFLLLTILILGLVVAFFLPGWLAPVQVALGLLVALAGLDVLLLYAPTKNGAGHVFGRRVLGDKLANGSDNDISIYLENHYRFPIHTETIDEIPHQFQRRDVLFRSSIAAGETQIIRYQLRPVKRGEYEFGAVNVYVASPLGLARRRFRFDAARTVPVYPSFLQMRQYELLAISNRLTEVGVKRIRRVGHSLEFEQIRPYVAGDDTRAINWKATARRATTGYAADALVVNHYQDERAQQVYCLIDKGRVMRMPFEGLSLLDYAINATLVVSNIAIIKHDKAGLITFSHQPGTVLPADRRGGHMRKLLEVLYRQRTKYLETDYERLYISVRNNIRQRSLLILFTNFETLSGMQRQLPYLRRMAKDHLLLVVFFENTELREFLDAPAETTQDVYNQTIAEKFAQEKRQIVRELNRYGIHALLTAPQHLTVNTINKYLEFKSRGLI; from the coding sequence ATGAAATCCTTTTTCCTTACCCGCCGCTTCTTCCTGCTGCTCACCATCCTGATTTTGGGGCTGGTGGTGGCCTTTTTTCTGCCGGGCTGGCTGGCGCCGGTGCAGGTGGCACTGGGGCTGTTGGTAGCGCTGGCTGGGCTGGATGTGCTGCTGCTCTATGCGCCGACCAAAAACGGGGCTGGGCACGTGTTTGGACGGCGCGTACTGGGCGATAAACTTGCTAATGGCTCCGACAACGACATCAGCATCTACCTCGAAAACCACTACCGCTTTCCTATCCATACCGAAACCATTGATGAGATACCACATCAGTTTCAGCGGCGAGACGTGTTGTTTCGGTCGTCTATTGCGGCTGGCGAGACGCAAATAATTCGTTACCAGCTGCGGCCGGTGAAGCGGGGCGAGTATGAGTTTGGGGCCGTGAACGTATACGTGGCGTCGCCGCTGGGACTAGCGCGGCGGCGGTTTCGGTTTGATGCCGCTCGTACGGTGCCCGTCTATCCGTCGTTTCTGCAGATGCGGCAGTATGAGTTGCTAGCCATCAGCAACCGCCTGACAGAAGTGGGCGTCAAACGTATCCGGCGGGTAGGCCACAGTCTGGAATTTGAGCAGATTCGGCCGTATGTAGCCGGCGACGACACGCGCGCTATCAACTGGAAAGCCACGGCCCGCCGCGCTACCACCGGCTATGCCGCCGATGCACTGGTCGTCAACCACTACCAGGACGAGCGCGCCCAGCAGGTATACTGCCTCATTGATAAAGGCCGGGTGATGCGGATGCCGTTTGAGGGCCTCAGCCTGCTCGATTACGCCATCAATGCCACGCTGGTAGTGAGCAACATTGCCATCATCAAGCACGACAAGGCCGGCCTGATTACATTTTCGCACCAACCCGGCACCGTGCTGCCTGCCGACCGACGCGGCGGCCACATGCGCAAGCTGCTGGAAGTGCTCTACCGCCAGCGCACCAAGTACCTTGAAACCGACTATGAGCGGCTCTATATCAGTGTCCGGAACAACATCCGGCAGCGCAGCCTGCTGATTCTATTTACCAATTTCGAGACACTTAGCGGTATGCAGCGCCAACTGCCCTACCTACGGCGCATGGCCAAAGACCACCTGCTACTGGTGGTCTTCTTCGAAAACACCGAGTTGCGCGAGTTTCTGGACGCCCCCGCCGAAACTACCCAAGACGTCTACAACCAGACCATTGCCGAGAAATTTGCGCAGGAAAAGCGCCAGATTGTGCGGGAGCTGAACCGCTACGGCATCCATGCGCTACTCACGGCTCCGCAGCACCTGACGGTGAATACCATCAACAAGTACCTAGAGTTCAAGTCAAGAGGCTTGATCTAG
- a CDS encoding RDD family protein, whose amino-acid sequence MSTIRVQTAQNVTLEYEVASLGERILAAIIDYLILGAWAIIWVLLIAALGIKNMTLYVLVGVVVGATYVFYDLLCELYFNGQSLGKKARDIRVMRLDGTKPTLGDYLLRWILRIVDISTMNGLVAVVVILVNGRGQRLGDLAAGTTVISTRQRQSGGPLAPAFTSPDYVVVFPQAAQLQDHDVATIRQLLFKGLERENYMLLNEVAAKVKSLTGIQTQLPDEAFLRTVIRDHAHLAALQG is encoded by the coding sequence ATGAGCACTATCCGCGTTCAGACTGCCCAAAACGTAACCCTTGAATACGAAGTCGCCAGCCTGGGCGAACGAATTCTGGCGGCCATCATCGACTACCTGATTCTGGGTGCCTGGGCAATCATCTGGGTGCTACTCATAGCGGCGCTGGGAATTAAAAACATGACGCTCTATGTGCTCGTTGGCGTAGTAGTGGGGGCAACGTACGTGTTCTACGACCTGCTGTGCGAGCTGTACTTCAATGGCCAGAGCTTGGGGAAGAAAGCGCGCGACATTAGAGTCATGCGGCTGGACGGCACCAAACCTACCCTTGGCGACTACCTGTTACGCTGGATTCTGCGCATCGTGGACATTAGCACCATGAACGGTTTGGTAGCGGTGGTCGTGATTTTGGTTAACGGCCGGGGCCAGCGCCTCGGTGACTTAGCGGCGGGTACCACGGTTATCAGCACGCGCCAGCGCCAGAGCGGCGGCCCGCTGGCGCCAGCCTTCACGTCCCCCGACTACGTGGTGGTATTTCCGCAGGCCGCCCAGCTACAAGACCATGATGTTGCAACTATCCGGCAGCTGCTGTTTAAAGGGCTGGAGCGCGAAAACTACATGCTGCTGAACGAGGTGGCCGCAAAAGTAAAATCCCTCACAGGCATTCAGACGCAGCTACCCGACGAGGCCTTTCTGCGCACGGTCATACGTGACCATGCCCACTTGGCAGCGCTGCAAGGCTAA
- a CDS encoding stage II sporulation protein M, producing MREAVFLRLNEAKWKQYESQPPAGPDELAARFVELTDDLAYAQTFYPASPTTRYLNDLTARQHQAIYKNKTESTGRFRHFWRQELPLLVACHHRTLAVSLVLFTVFTLLGALSAAYDDTFVRVVLGDAYVNKTLENIERGDPMAVYKGMSETPMFLAITVNNIYVALVAYALGATLGLGTVWALFRNGVMLGSFQYFFYQKGVLLPSLLTIWIHGTLEISAIVLAGGAGFVMARGILFPGTYSRAVAFRQAARDGLKLAIGLVPIFMVAGFLEGFVTRHTGMPVWLSVAIIGSSAAFIVWYFILYPRQLMARLRAHSANPSPASF from the coding sequence ATGCGCGAAGCGGTATTTCTGCGGCTCAACGAGGCCAAATGGAAGCAGTACGAAAGCCAGCCACCCGCCGGCCCCGACGAGCTGGCGGCCCGCTTTGTAGAGCTGACCGACGACCTGGCCTACGCCCAGACTTTCTATCCCGCCTCGCCTACTACCCGCTACCTCAACGACCTGACAGCCCGCCAGCACCAGGCCATCTACAAAAACAAAACAGAAAGCACGGGACGCTTTCGGCACTTCTGGCGGCAGGAGCTGCCGCTGCTGGTAGCGTGCCACCACCGTACGCTGGCCGTGTCGCTGGTGCTGTTCACGGTATTCACGCTGCTGGGCGCGCTTTCGGCCGCCTACGACGACACGTTTGTGCGTGTGGTGCTGGGCGACGCGTATGTGAATAAAACGCTGGAAAATATTGAGCGCGGCGACCCGATGGCCGTGTATAAAGGCATGAGCGAAACGCCGATGTTTCTGGCCATCACGGTCAATAACATCTATGTGGCGCTGGTAGCCTATGCGCTGGGCGCCACGCTGGGACTGGGTACCGTATGGGCCCTGTTTCGGAACGGCGTGATGCTGGGCTCATTTCAATACTTCTTCTACCAGAAGGGCGTGCTGCTGCCCTCGCTGCTTACCATCTGGATACATGGCACGCTGGAAATATCGGCCATTGTGCTGGCCGGCGGTGCGGGCTTCGTAATGGCGCGCGGCATCTTGTTTCCGGGCACCTACTCTCGCGCTGTTGCCTTCCGCCAAGCTGCCCGCGACGGTCTGAAGCTGGCTATTGGGCTGGTGCCTATCTTCATGGTAGCTGGCTTTCTGGAAGGCTTCGTGACGCGCCATACGGGCATGCCCGTGTGGCTGAGTGTGGCCATTATTGGTTCTTCCGCAGCATTTATTGTCTGGTATTTCATTCTGTATCCCCGGCAGCTCATGGCCCGGCTGCGTGCTCATTCGGCCAACCCTTCACCTGCATCTTTCTGA
- a CDS encoding DUF4350 domain-containing protein, whose product MTTFRWYLLGLALLFGAYVAVEYYRPKPLDWTPTFQNKDKIPYGTYVLYDVLPDVLGVAKRDVKQVRVPIYSQIEGEDETTVALADSAAADTTEAQSSQPDTIDPEPATTSPEEVATGEADYMAGLAESGFPKSTYIFVDDAFELSGSDCRSLLRHVARGNDVFIAAEQFDAHFADTLGFRTAPFVNRPRLKGASANTLLKDSTVFRLTNAALARQTKRRNFSLPALGTSYRLLPDSAMPATLLAADTAGRAVLVRMPHGRGHFYLCTVPLAFTNYFVLQPATSPFAFSALSYLPAGRTVWWDEYQKQGRQEEQTLLRVVLAHDALRWALYLVVLGALLFVVFEARRRQRVIPVLRPLPNTTLLFTRTIASLYRQGTSHLPIAEKKVGLFLEHLRTRFHEPGLDLNDESARERLAQKAGIPRAEVDALVRRINYLLTAPQVTDVELLSLNKALNEFRKAAS is encoded by the coding sequence ATGACCACTTTTCGCTGGTATCTGCTCGGGTTGGCGCTGCTGTTTGGGGCCTATGTGGCCGTAGAGTACTACCGGCCCAAACCGCTCGACTGGACACCGACCTTCCAGAACAAAGACAAAATTCCTTACGGCACCTACGTGCTCTACGACGTGCTGCCCGACGTGCTGGGCGTAGCGAAGCGCGATGTAAAGCAGGTACGGGTGCCTATCTATAGCCAGATTGAGGGGGAGGATGAGACAACGGTGGCCCTTGCCGATAGCGCTGCCGCCGATACCACGGAGGCGCAGAGCAGCCAGCCCGATACCATAGATCCTGAGCCAGCTACCACCAGCCCCGAAGAGGTGGCCACCGGAGAGGCCGACTACATGGCGGGTCTGGCCGAGTCCGGCTTCCCCAAATCGACTTACATTTTTGTGGATGATGCGTTTGAGCTGAGCGGGTCCGATTGCCGCTCGTTGCTGCGCCACGTGGCCCGCGGCAACGACGTATTCATTGCCGCCGAGCAGTTCGACGCGCATTTCGCCGATACGCTGGGCTTCCGCACCGCCCCTTTCGTGAATCGCCCACGCCTGAAGGGGGCTTCCGCAAATACGCTGCTGAAAGATTCTACCGTGTTTCGGCTTACCAACGCAGCACTAGCACGGCAGACCAAGCGCCGGAATTTCAGTCTGCCCGCGCTGGGCACTTCCTACCGCCTCCTGCCTGACAGTGCGATGCCCGCCACCCTGCTCGCCGCCGATACAGCCGGGCGGGCTGTGCTGGTGCGTATGCCGCACGGGAGGGGACACTTCTACCTCTGCACCGTGCCGCTGGCTTTCACCAACTACTTTGTGCTGCAGCCTGCCACCTCTCCTTTCGCCTTTTCGGCGCTTTCGTATTTGCCGGCCGGCCGCACAGTATGGTGGGACGAATATCAGAAACAGGGGCGGCAAGAAGAGCAGACGCTGTTGCGGGTAGTGCTGGCCCACGATGCGCTGCGCTGGGCGTTGTATCTGGTGGTACTTGGGGCGCTGCTGTTCGTGGTGTTTGAGGCCCGGCGGCGGCAACGCGTCATTCCGGTATTACGGCCGCTTCCTAATACTACTCTCCTTTTCACGCGCACCATTGCCAGCCTCTACCGGCAGGGCACCAGCCACCTGCCAATTGCCGAGAAAAAGGTCGGTCTGTTTCTGGAGCATTTACGGACTCGGTTTCATGAGCCTGGCCTTGACCTGAACGATGAATCTGCCCGTGAACGACTGGCTCAGAAAGCCGGTATTCCTCGCGCTGAAGTGGATGCACTAGTGCGTCGCATCAACTATCTGCTTACTGCTCCACAGGTGACGGACGTTGAGCTTCTGTCGTTGAATAAGGCTCTTAACGAATTCCGAAAAGCGGCGTCTTAA